A region of the Nevskia ramosa DSM 11499 genome:
CCGAGTTCGCGCTTGGCCTTCGCGCAGGAGAAATACATCCGCTTTTTCGACATCCGGATTTCCTCGACCGTCGCCACTGGCGCGCGGCCGGTGAACCGCGACAGCGCTTCGGCGAAGTAGGCCACTGGCATCACGGCGGCATGCGGCAGCTGGATCTTCGGCGCGCGGCGGCCGGTGATGTCGGCAATGGTGGCGAGAATTTCGCGCAGGCTCATGTCGTCACCGCCGAGCACGTAGCGCTCGCCGAGCTTGCCCTTGCGATACGCCAGCAGATGGCCTTCGGCAACGTCGTCGACATGGGCGACGTTCAGGCCGGTATCGACGAAGGCCGGCATGCGGCCCGCCGCGGCATCGCGGACCACGCGGCCAGTCGGCGTCGGCTTTACATCGCGCGGGCCGATTGGCGTCGAAGGATTGACGATCACCACCGGCGCGCCCTGCGCGGCAAGTTCGCGCACCGCTTCTTCGGCCAGGAACTTGGAGCGCTTGTAGTGGCCGACCATGTCGGCAACGGTCACCGGCGTGCGCTCGTCGCCGGGCGTGCCGTTCTTCGGAATGCCGAGCACGGCAACGCTGGAGGTGTAGACGATGCGTTTGACGCCAGCGGCATGGGCGGCGGCAACCAAGGCCCGCGAGCCATCGACATTGGCCTGGTACAGCTCGTCCGGATTCGGTGCCCACAGCCGGTAATCGGCCGCCACATGGAACACCGCGTCGCAACCTTGGACGGCGCGCTTCAGCGATGCGGGATCGGTCAGATCGCCAACCACCACTGTCGCATTCAGGCCATCGACGTTGCGGCGATCGGAGTTCTTGCGGCTCAGCAGGCGCAGCTCGAAACCGTCCGCGAGCAAACGACGGGCAACAGCCGAACCGACGAAGCCGGTGGCGCCGGTGACCAGGGCAATGGGTGGCTTCATCGTGCGGATTCGGTCGCGAATGCGAAATCAGGGGCGGCGGCGCAAACGGCGCGCAGGCTACGCTCGGCCGCGGCGAATGAACTGGCGAGACCGGGCAGCTTCATGATCTGCCACGGCGCTTTCAGCAGGCCGCCGATCATCGCCGCCGCTTTCGGCCGACCATAGGC
Encoded here:
- the hpnA gene encoding hopanoid-associated sugar epimerase is translated as MKPPIALVTGATGFVGSAVARRLLADGFELRLLSRKNSDRRNVDGLNATVVVGDLTDPASLKRAVQGCDAVFHVAADYRLWAPNPDELYQANVDGSRALVAAAHAAGVKRIVYTSSVAVLGIPKNGTPGDERTPVTVADMVGHYKRSKFLAEEAVRELAAQGAPVVIVNPSTPIGPRDVKPTPTGRVVRDAAAGRMPAFVDTGLNVAHVDDVAEGHLLAYRKGKLGERYVLGGDDMSLREILATIADITGRRAPKIQLPHAAVMPVAYFAEALSRFTGRAPVATVEEIRMSKKRMYFSCAKAKRELGYAPRPARAALEDAVRWFRDNGYL